In the genome of Pseudomonas protegens, one region contains:
- a CDS encoding phage tail tape measure protein, with the protein MANKLVSELVVIGTALSSTWDAAFKTVEGRIKQLEQQGSKARVLEKTLGQTLRLQDEWKKAHDTGAASAAGLLRRLEESRNGLRQQGIEVHKLRQEYQALGNVARGSALQARGLQQVAQGKADFKAAYDWAKFGVDKLRAPVKISADYQALIRDMAIKAGVANQPQEAQLSRTVIQTSRDTGMARNDVAALVSQMMASGMSLDKAQGYAGLAAKFAVGQGASVDDTAKLLRALELKAGISDPKVMEQALEAIALQGQAGNFEAADMARLLPALLKSASAEGLTGMEAVSQLGSMLQVQMNTAASPDEAAGQLQNWIEKIGSSEAVKAYEDAGIDYQASLNTGIQKGMSSLEASFALAMRYVRAIDPAKAAKMAEAQAQISKETDPAKAKAMLEALEESLRTGDLFTDMQIKAALLAQTQGRQQYEQVKKDSLSASGVLARNLAERREASKQLWAEAGQAIDEGQRVVGQALQPATDLVAKSITVVVGKLTELAEHNPSLVQGVVALGAAYVAVQKLMAVYTMGKGLINVLRGGLKVDPKAAKRAPGRSAGGIDCCELAGKPKARKRAPGRNALGIDCCAPMIDCGLDKQRRRGRGGRKADRRKPPARVAGIQGGKSPLTPSGLEKMPRGAVRSGVAGAALKGAGSVAKGFAPLLKGGAILSVLGAGFQVADTYLNAKTQDEKAEGYGEAAGNLAGAAVGAAAGAAIGSVVPVIGTVIGGLVGGALGAWGGSAAGGALGKKLFGSDDSLKQMPAAGPLMMRNAGQNIPPVMGDIAKSFQPGQAPPLMGQAARSLASPAPSASSLSLSNPPEPFKSATPPAIEQQFSFAPYLSISVQGDVRDPAQLARELEPYLRFQFDEYSRQAAGRQLFDAAHV; encoded by the coding sequence CGTCTGCAGGATGAATGGAAGAAGGCCCATGACACCGGCGCCGCTTCCGCAGCCGGGCTGTTGCGCCGGTTGGAGGAGAGCCGCAACGGGCTGCGCCAGCAGGGTATTGAGGTGCACAAGCTGCGCCAGGAATATCAAGCGCTGGGCAATGTGGCGCGGGGCTCGGCGCTTCAGGCCCGAGGACTGCAGCAGGTTGCCCAGGGCAAGGCCGACTTCAAGGCGGCTTATGACTGGGCAAAGTTCGGCGTCGATAAACTGCGCGCCCCGGTCAAGATCAGTGCCGATTATCAAGCGCTGATCCGCGATATGGCGATCAAGGCCGGTGTGGCCAACCAGCCACAGGAAGCGCAGCTGAGCCGCACGGTGATTCAGACCTCCCGTGACACGGGCATGGCCCGTAACGATGTGGCGGCTCTGGTGAGCCAGATGATGGCCAGCGGCATGTCGCTGGACAAGGCACAAGGCTACGCAGGGCTGGCCGCCAAGTTTGCGGTGGGGCAGGGCGCGAGTGTCGACGACACGGCGAAGCTGTTGCGGGCCCTGGAGCTCAAGGCCGGGATCAGCGATCCCAAGGTCATGGAGCAGGCTCTGGAGGCCATCGCTCTGCAGGGGCAGGCCGGCAACTTCGAGGCGGCCGACATGGCGCGCTTGCTCCCGGCGCTGCTCAAGAGCGCAAGCGCGGAAGGACTCACCGGCATGGAGGCGGTGAGTCAGCTGGGATCGATGCTGCAGGTGCAGATGAACACCGCCGCAAGTCCTGACGAGGCCGCAGGCCAACTGCAGAACTGGATCGAAAAAATCGGTTCCAGCGAGGCGGTCAAGGCTTATGAAGACGCCGGCATTGATTATCAGGCTTCGCTGAACACCGGTATCCAGAAGGGCATGTCGAGCCTGGAGGCGAGCTTTGCCCTGGCCATGCGCTACGTCAGGGCCATCGACCCGGCCAAGGCGGCGAAGATGGCCGAGGCTCAGGCGCAGATCAGCAAGGAAACCGACCCGGCGAAGGCCAAGGCCATGCTTGAGGCTCTGGAAGAGTCCCTGCGTACCGGCGACCTGTTTACCGATATGCAGATCAAGGCGGCCTTGCTGGCCCAGACCCAGGGCCGGCAGCAGTACGAGCAGGTGAAGAAGGACTCGTTGAGCGCCTCTGGCGTTCTCGCCAGGAACCTCGCGGAGCGTCGAGAAGCCTCCAAGCAGTTGTGGGCTGAAGCAGGTCAAGCCATCGACGAAGGCCAGCGGGTCGTGGGGCAGGCCCTGCAACCGGCTACGGATCTGGTGGCCAAAAGCATCACCGTGGTGGTCGGCAAGCTGACCGAGCTGGCAGAGCACAACCCATCGTTGGTGCAGGGTGTGGTCGCTTTGGGCGCCGCGTATGTCGCGGTGCAAAAGCTCATGGCGGTCTACACCATGGGCAAGGGCCTGATCAATGTCTTGCGTGGTGGGTTGAAGGTTGACCCCAAGGCGGCAAAGCGAGCGCCTGGCCGCAGTGCGGGAGGCATTGACTGCTGTGAGCTTGCAGGCAAGCCAAAGGCGAGAAAGCGAGCGCCCGGTCGCAATGCGCTAGGCATTGACTGTTGCGCGCCCATGATCGACTGCGGCTTGGACAAGCAACGCCGTCGGGGCCGTGGTGGGCGTAAGGCTGACAGGCGCAAGCCACCTGCGAGGGTGGCGGGTATTCAAGGTGGCAAGAGCCCTTTGACGCCCAGTGGTCTGGAAAAAATGCCCAGAGGGGCGGTCAGGTCTGGCGTGGCCGGTGCCGCACTGAAAGGCGCTGGCTCTGTGGCCAAAGGGTTCGCACCTTTGCTCAAGGGCGGCGCGATCCTATCGGTGCTCGGTGCCGGTTTCCAGGTTGCGGACACCTATCTGAATGCCAAGACCCAGGATGAAAAAGCCGAAGGCTATGGCGAGGCGGCAGGCAATCTTGCAGGCGCCGCTGTCGGAGCAGCAGCAGGGGCCGCCATTGGTTCCGTGGTGCCGGTCATCGGTACTGTTATTGGTGGGCTGGTGGGCGGTGCACTGGGCGCCTGGGGCGGTTCTGCCGCTGGTGGGGCCTTGGGCAAAAAACTGTTCGGCTCCGACGACTCGCTCAAGCAAATGCCCGCAGCCGGTCCGCTGATGATGCGCAACGCCGGGCAGAACATCCCGCCGGTGATGGGCGATATCGCCAAGTCCTTCCAGCCGGGCCAGGCGCCTCCGCTGATGGGGCAGGCCGCGCGTTCGCTGGCCAGTCCGGCACCGTCGGCGTCGAGCCTTTCGCTGAGTAATCCTCCGGAGCCGTTCAAATCGGCGACGCCACCGGCGATCGAACAGCAGTTCAGCTTCGCGCCTTACCTGTCGATTTCGGTGCAGGGCGATGTCAGAGATCCGGCGCAATTGGCCCGGGAGCTGGAACCCTATCTGCGCTTTCAGTTCGACGAATACAGCCGTCAGGCGGCGGGTCGTCAGTTGTTCGACGCGGCACACGTTTAA